One stretch of Chloroflexota bacterium DNA includes these proteins:
- a CDS encoding fibronectin type III domain-containing protein: protein QYGMLLTDPDGWTLYTWDGDQETVSNCTGSCADIWPPYTIDGDLIAPDDLPASLGLIQRDDGSWQVTVDNWPLYYFSGDVHPGDTNGDGSLGFGAQWYAVAYAAPAPEAAPAPEQPVVAAPPPAPAQLSPAPPAVSEPSRPSNLEAIPAPNAAPSGNVANPSLPSPYFGVPPENSVPFGQPLPPPPTGAPGAAATTLSIVAPPNGTIGLSWNGVPGAVAYRIYDTLASAPLNYSVAQTVPQSIGQIVSSGLLPGLTPGAPYLIQIRAVDPNGLESPVPAAVQITGAPPIAGGAGTSLTVVSTTGTSVTLSWMPVPGATFMVLQSSSPSGPFAPAITSAVSGNGAMVTGLQPNVTYYFQVVPIDALGNQGAPSNIASATTSGGPPAATPRVSVGALTATSAALSWTPIPLAAGYQVLQATNPTGPFIPASMVNAGPSGATVVNLMPGTLYYFQVIALDGAGNQLTASSPIMASTSTSGGPITATTVPAPTGLTVQATTASTATLTWSPSNGAIGYQVLQATSPTGPFAPVTSGSVMTTGATVTGLSPNTTYFFEVIALDPAGHQSAPSNTISAVTTSPLAAPR from the coding sequence ACCAGTACGGCATGCTTCTCACAGACCCCGATGGATGGACGCTCTACACCTGGGATGGCGACCAGGAGACCGTGAGCAACTGCACTGGGTCGTGTGCCGACATCTGGCCGCCGTACACCATCGACGGAGATTTGATCGCACCGGACGACCTTCCGGCGAGCCTTGGCCTGATCCAACGGGACGACGGCTCATGGCAGGTCACGGTAGACAATTGGCCCCTCTACTACTTCTCAGGGGATGTGCACCCCGGGGACACGAACGGGGACGGCTCGCTCGGCTTTGGGGCCCAGTGGTATGCGGTGGCATACGCGGCGCCAGCCCCTGAGGCGGCGCCAGCACCGGAGCAGCCGGTGGTGGCGGCTCCGCCACCGGCGCCAGCCCAGCTGAGCCCAGCTCCGCCGGCGGTTTCCGAGCCCTCACGCCCATCGAATCTGGAGGCCATTCCCGCTCCGAATGCCGCGCCGAGCGGAAACGTGGCCAATCCGTCGCTCCCGTCCCCCTATTTCGGCGTCCCACCCGAAAACAGTGTGCCGTTCGGTCAGCCGCTCCCTCCGCCCCCAACCGGCGCGCCGGGCGCCGCGGCGACCACCCTCAGCATCGTCGCGCCACCCAATGGGACCATTGGCCTCTCATGGAATGGGGTCCCCGGCGCGGTCGCCTACCGCATTTACGACACGCTCGCATCAGCACCGCTCAACTACTCGGTAGCCCAAACGGTGCCCCAGAGCATCGGACAGATCGTTTCCAGCGGTCTCCTCCCGGGCTTGACCCCCGGCGCCCCTTACTTGATTCAGATCCGCGCGGTGGACCCGAATGGGCTGGAGTCGCCAGTCCCGGCGGCCGTGCAGATCACCGGAGCGCCACCCATCGCGGGCGGCGCCGGCACGAGCCTGACCGTGGTCAGCACCACCGGCACGTCAGTGACCCTATCGTGGATGCCGGTTCCCGGCGCGACCTTCATGGTCTTGCAGTCATCGAGTCCGTCGGGACCCTTTGCGCCCGCCATCACCTCCGCTGTCAGCGGCAATGGCGCGATGGTGACGGGCTTGCAGCCGAATGTGACGTACTACTTCCAGGTCGTTCCCATCGACGCCCTCGGAAACCAGGGAGCGCCATCAAACATCGCGTCCGCGACGACCAGCGGCGGCCCGCCCGCGGCGACGCCACGCGTCAGCGTCGGAGCGCTGACCGCCACGTCCGCCGCCCTTTCCTGGACGCCAATACCCCTGGCCGCAGGGTACCAGGTGCTCCAGGCCACGAATCCGACCGGCCCGTTTATTCCAGCGTCCATGGTCAACGCCGGTCCAAGCGGCGCCACCGTGGTGAACCTGATGCCCGGCACGCTGTATTACTTCCAGGTGATCGCACTCGACGGCGCCGGGAATCAGCTCACCGCCTCGAGCCCAATAATGGCGTCGACGAGCACCTCGGGCGGGCCGATCACCGCGACAACAGTACCCGCTCCGACCGGACTGACCGTACAGGCCACGACAGCCTCGACAGCGACGCTGACCTGGTCGCCGAGCAACGGCGCCATTGGCTACCAGGTTCTGCAAGCGACGAGTCCGACCGGTCCCTTCGCTCCCGTCACGTC